Proteins co-encoded in one Bacillus paramycoides genomic window:
- a CDS encoding thioredoxin family protein: protein MIEVIDWTGAEATALIETEEKTVLYVYTPMCGTCQLAKKMLTVVEMTIEDLKIGMLDLNYAPHLAKEYGIESVPCLLVFENGTLMKKIYAFHSVEYLYTELK, encoded by the coding sequence ATGATAGAAGTGATTGACTGGACAGGAGCCGAAGCAACAGCCCTAATAGAGACTGAAGAAAAAACAGTGTTATATGTATATACTCCAATGTGTGGAACATGCCAATTAGCAAAAAAAATGTTAACTGTCGTTGAGATGACAATTGAAGACTTGAAAATTGGAATGTTAGATTTAAATTATGCTCCGCATTTAGCGAAAGAGTATGGGATCGAAAGTGTGCCGTGTTTACTTGTTTTTGAAAATGGGACACTCATGAAGAAGATATATGCATTTCATTCGGTTGAATATTTATATACGGAATTAAAGTAG
- a CDS encoding toprim domain-containing protein: MIYVEKVIIVEGKSDRRKIESIIREPVEIVCTNGTIGLSKMDELIDQFFDKEVYVLVDADDAGEKLRKQFRKEFPQAEHIYIDRSYREVATAPSSHLANVLWGADIDVYTEYLR, from the coding sequence ATGATTTATGTGGAAAAAGTCATTATTGTAGAAGGTAAATCAGATAGAAGAAAGATTGAATCTATTATTCGTGAACCGGTGGAAATTGTTTGTACAAATGGTACAATTGGTTTGTCGAAAATGGATGAGCTCATTGATCAGTTTTTTGATAAGGAAGTGTATGTACTTGTGGATGCTGATGATGCTGGAGAAAAGTTAAGGAAACAATTTCGAAAAGAATTTCCGCAAGCAGAGCATATTTATATTGATCGCTCGTACCGAGAAGTGGCAACTGCGCCATCTTCACACTTAGCAAATGTACTATGGGGAGCTGACATTGACGTTTATACAGAATATTTACGGTAA
- the gcvH gene encoding glycine cleavage system protein GcvH, with protein sequence MSIPNNLRYSEEHEWVKTEGNEVVIGITHFAQGELGDIVFVELPEVGATIEADEPFGSVESVKTVSELYAPVSGKVVAVNEELSDQPELVNESPYEGAWMVKVELSDASQVEKLLTAEKYAEMTNQD encoded by the coding sequence ATGAGCATTCCAAATAATTTACGTTACTCTGAAGAACACGAATGGGTAAAAACTGAAGGTAATGAAGTTGTTATCGGTATTACTCACTTTGCACAAGGTGAGCTAGGCGATATCGTATTCGTTGAACTTCCTGAAGTAGGTGCAACAATTGAAGCTGACGAGCCATTCGGAAGCGTAGAATCTGTTAAAACAGTTTCTGAGTTATACGCGCCTGTAAGCGGTAAAGTTGTAGCAGTAAACGAAGAATTAAGTGACCAACCAGAACTTGTTAACGAATCTCCATACGAGGGTGCATGGATGGTTAAAGTTGAACTTTCTGATGCAAGCCAAGTTGAGAAGTTATTAACTGCTGAAAAATATGCAGAAATGACAAACCAAGACTAA
- a CDS encoding arsenate reductase family protein — translation MTVTFYSYPKCGTCQKAKKWFEANDVAYEMIHIVENPPSKEDLRNLHEKSELPLKKFFNTSGMRYRELGLKDKLKDASEDEMYELLASDGMLIKRPIVTDGTNVTLGFNEEQFESVWKKYQ, via the coding sequence ATGACAGTAACATTTTATTCATATCCAAAGTGTGGCACATGTCAAAAAGCAAAGAAATGGTTTGAGGCAAACGATGTAGCATATGAGATGATTCATATTGTTGAAAATCCACCATCAAAAGAAGATTTACGTAATTTACATGAAAAAAGTGAATTACCATTGAAAAAATTCTTTAATACAAGTGGAATGCGTTACCGTGAACTTGGTCTGAAAGATAAGTTAAAAGATGCAAGTGAAGACGAAATGTACGAGCTTTTAGCATCTGATGGCATGTTGATTAAACGTCCAATTGTAACAGATGGAACGAATGTAACACTTGGTTTTAACGAAGAGCAGTTTGAAAGTGTGTGGAAAAAGTACCAATAA
- a CDS encoding DUF3937 family protein, translating into MNFERCYMFTNKKLIRFGLTLLVCLYGIDFTISYFQTYLESAAGIKWVISETWKTILLDAPESILVILGAIALYDFTKETSKKDASI; encoded by the coding sequence ATGAATTTTGAGAGGTGTTACATGTTTACAAACAAGAAATTAATTCGATTTGGTCTAACATTACTAGTATGTTTGTATGGAATTGATTTTACAATCAGTTATTTTCAAACATATCTTGAATCAGCGGCAGGTATTAAATGGGTAATATCAGAAACTTGGAAAACTATTTTGTTAGATGCCCCTGAAAGTATATTGGTTATTTTAGGCGCAATTGCTTTATATGATTTCACAAAAGAAACATCGAAAAAAGACGCATCAATTTAG